In Pedobacter heparinus DSM 2366, the following are encoded in one genomic region:
- a CDS encoding Rne/Rng family ribonuclease, whose amino-acid sequence MVKELIIDSSPSGVTIALVEDKQLVELHKEQINNNYAVGDIYLGRIKKIMPGLNAAFVDVGYEKDAFLHYFDLGPQVQSLIKLTKIKRNGSVNGTLLDNFKLEGDINKAGKISEVVSKNLVLPVQIAKEPISTKGPRLSSDLSIAGRYIVLVPFSNVISISKKIKSNTERNRLKKIIESIKPKNFGVIIRTVSEGKGVAELQKDLLDSVAKWENFIKKLPDAEPSKRVWGEMDRTSTLIRDILSTDFTNVYVSDNNLFEDIRSYVHEISPEMEKIVKLYRHKEPIFEHFGIEKQIKNAFGKTVNLAGGAYLVVEHTEALHVIDVNSGNRTASKENQEENALQVNKEAAKEIARQLRLRDMGGIVVIDFIDMHKPANRKMLFDHLRDLMQLDRAKHTILPPSKFGLVQITRQRVRPEMNIVTSEKCPACDGTGEIKASIVLMDDIENNLTYILQEQNEKNITLCVHPYIEAYIKKGFISLQWKWFFKFGQRIKIKAVPSYNLTEFHFISSKDEEIKL is encoded by the coding sequence TTGGTAAAGGAACTAATTATAGATTCATCTCCTTCGGGAGTAACCATAGCTTTAGTTGAAGACAAACAACTTGTAGAACTCCATAAGGAGCAGATCAATAACAATTACGCTGTAGGCGACATTTATTTAGGCCGCATAAAGAAAATTATGCCGGGCCTAAATGCTGCGTTTGTTGATGTTGGTTATGAAAAGGATGCTTTTTTGCATTACTTTGATCTTGGTCCGCAAGTACAATCTTTAATAAAGCTTACGAAAATCAAGCGTAATGGCTCTGTTAACGGCACTTTATTAGATAATTTCAAATTAGAGGGTGACATTAACAAAGCAGGAAAAATATCAGAGGTGGTAAGTAAGAACCTCGTTTTGCCTGTCCAGATCGCTAAAGAGCCCATCTCAACAAAAGGACCCCGTTTAAGTTCTGATCTTTCGATTGCCGGAAGATATATTGTATTGGTGCCCTTCTCAAATGTGATCTCTATTTCCAAAAAGATTAAGAGCAATACTGAACGTAATCGTCTTAAAAAGATTATTGAAAGTATTAAACCTAAGAATTTTGGCGTGATCATCCGAACGGTATCAGAAGGCAAGGGTGTTGCCGAACTTCAGAAAGACCTTTTAGATTCGGTAGCCAAATGGGAAAACTTCATTAAGAAGTTGCCCGATGCGGAGCCTTCTAAACGTGTTTGGGGAGAAATGGACCGGACTTCGACACTGATCCGTGATATTTTGAGTACCGATTTCACGAATGTATATGTAAGCGACAACAATCTGTTCGAGGATATCCGCTCTTATGTACATGAGATCTCTCCGGAAATGGAGAAGATTGTAAAACTGTACAGACATAAAGAGCCTATATTTGAACACTTCGGGATTGAGAAGCAAATTAAAAATGCTTTTGGGAAAACGGTAAACCTGGCTGGTGGTGCCTACCTGGTGGTAGAGCATACTGAAGCCTTGCACGTAATTGACGTAAACAGCGGCAACAGAACGGCCAGCAAGGAAAATCAGGAAGAGAATGCCTTACAGGTAAACAAAGAGGCGGCAAAAGAGATTGCCCGCCAGCTGCGTTTGCGTGATATGGGTGGTATTGTGGTGATCGATTTTATTGATATGCACAAACCGGCAAACAGAAAAATGCTGTTTGACCATTTGAGGGACCTGATGCAGTTAGACCGCGCCAAACATACCATATTACCACCAAGTAAATTTGGGCTGGTCCAGATCACCCGTCAGCGTGTACGGCCGGAGATGAACATTGTGACCAGTGAGAAATGCCCGGCCTGTGACGGGACGGGAGAAATTAAGGCAAGCATTGTTTTGATGGATGACATTGAAAACAATCTGACCTATATTTTGCAGGAGCAAAACGAAAAAAATATTACGCTTTGTGTGCACCCTTACATTGAAGCCTACATTAAAAAAGGATTTATTTCTTTACAGTGGAAGTGGTTCTTTAAATTTGGACAGCGCATAAAGATTAAAGCTGTGCCTTCGTATAACCTTACTGAATTCCACTTTATTTCGTCAAAGGACGAAGAGATCAAATTATAA
- a CDS encoding tetratricopeptide repeat protein, whose protein sequence is MINSIRSRQIILIGAMVLLIAFLFTRDIKGLVKPKEEPTAAVPAGGQMAPAETAVINLTEVSVTGKNLLSANLAAEITALENAYKSAPEANKAAAAKLLAQKWDDVEQAVPSALYLELMAEKEPTLNHWLSTGERFLKAFDNTRDSLLQPALLQKAHTAYTNAVKIDSASADAKTGLGITIVNGMGMPMQGIAMLMDVVKKDPKNLKANMSLGTFAMKSGQFDKAVNRFNDIIAIKPSPDAYFYLGTAYENLGKNEEAIDAYLKSKKLAGNATLSKFIDDKVKALKSKN, encoded by the coding sequence ATGATAAACAGTATCCGTTCCAGACAAATTATTTTAATTGGCGCAATGGTTTTGCTGATTGCATTTTTGTTTACGAGGGATATTAAAGGTTTGGTGAAGCCAAAAGAAGAACCTACAGCTGCTGTTCCAGCCGGCGGTCAGATGGCCCCTGCCGAGACAGCAGTTATTAATTTAACTGAGGTTTCTGTTACCGGTAAAAATCTATTGAGTGCTAACCTTGCCGCAGAAATAACTGCTTTGGAAAACGCCTATAAATCGGCTCCTGAGGCAAATAAAGCTGCCGCAGCAAAACTGTTGGCCCAAAAATGGGATGATGTGGAACAGGCTGTTCCAAGCGCCCTGTATTTAGAGCTGATGGCCGAGAAAGAGCCGACATTAAACCACTGGTTATCAACAGGCGAACGTTTTTTAAAAGCATTTGACAACACACGCGATAGTTTATTGCAACCGGCATTGTTACAAAAGGCCCATACGGCCTATACCAATGCGGTGAAAATAGATTCGGCCAGTGCCGATGCAAAAACCGGACTGGGCATTACCATTGTTAATGGAATGGGCATGCCAATGCAGGGTATAGCGATGCTGATGGATGTGGTTAAAAAAGATCCTAAGAATTTAAAAGCAAATATGAGCTTAGGTACTTTTGCGATGAAATCGGGTCAGTTTGACAAGGCCGTAAACAGGTTTAACGACATTATTGCCATAAAACCTTCACCGGACGCCTATTTTTACCTGGGAACAGCTTATGAGAACCTGGGCAAGAACGAAGAGGCTATTGACGCCTATTTAAAGAGCAAGAAATTAGCGGGCAATGCAACTTTATCAAAATTTATTGACGATAAGGTGAAAGCATTAAAAAGTAAAAATTAA